The following are encoded together in the Bradyrhizobium algeriense genome:
- a CDS encoding Atu4866 domain-containing protein, which yields MEKEMTRHSYVGMWVTDGGHIRHELLPNGRYDEARGTRESAYQGRYEIKGNHIDYWDDTGFTADGKFVDENTLHHGGMIFRRQTVF from the coding sequence ATGGAGAAAGAAATGACGCGGCATAGCTATGTTGGCATGTGGGTGACCGACGGCGGCCACATTCGCCATGAGCTTCTTCCGAACGGTCGTTACGATGAAGCCCGCGGCACGCGCGAGAGCGCCTATCAAGGGCGATATGAGATCAAGGGCAATCACATCGACTATTGGGACGACACCGGCTTTACCGCTGACGGCAAATTCGTCGATGAGAATACCCTCCATCACGGCGGCATGATCTTCCGGCGCCAGACGGTGTTCTGA
- a CDS encoding aldo/keto reductase — protein sequence MTSLDHYRLLGRSGLRVSPIALGTMTFGQDWGWGADAGEARRIFDLYVDQGGNFIDTAVNYTDGASERLVGEFIKDKRDRLVLATKFTMAREPGNPNSGGNHRLNMLRSVEQSLRQLDTDRIDLFHLHSWDMTTQPDEVMRGLDDLVRSGKIHYVGICNTPAWRISQMQTSADMRGWSPFVALQIEYSLIERTVEHELIPMAAALGMGVLPWSPLGGGVLTGKYARSDVADSRDASVAMTRKGVIASSGHLNARSIEVADVARAVAEEIGATPSQVAIAWTLANPAVSSPVMGARTLAQAKDNLGALEVALSAEHLDRLNQASAPDPIFPGRFVGRPMVQQLIFGGASVARQD from the coding sequence ATGACGTCCCTTGATCATTACCGTCTGCTTGGCCGGTCCGGCCTGCGTGTATCCCCGATCGCGCTCGGCACGATGACCTTTGGCCAGGATTGGGGCTGGGGCGCCGATGCGGGCGAGGCGCGCCGGATCTTCGATCTCTACGTCGATCAGGGCGGCAACTTCATTGATACGGCCGTGAACTACACCGATGGCGCCTCCGAGCGCCTCGTCGGCGAATTCATCAAGGACAAGCGCGACCGCCTCGTGCTCGCGACCAAATTCACCATGGCGCGCGAGCCGGGCAACCCGAATTCAGGCGGCAACCATCGGCTCAACATGCTGCGTTCGGTGGAGCAGAGCCTGCGGCAGCTCGACACCGACCGCATCGACCTGTTCCACCTGCACAGCTGGGACATGACCACACAGCCCGACGAAGTGATGCGCGGGCTCGATGATCTCGTGCGCTCGGGCAAAATTCACTATGTCGGCATCTGCAATACGCCGGCCTGGCGTATCTCCCAGATGCAGACGTCAGCCGATATGCGCGGTTGGTCACCCTTCGTGGCGCTGCAGATCGAGTACAGCCTGATCGAGCGGACGGTCGAGCATGAGCTGATTCCGATGGCCGCCGCGCTCGGTATGGGCGTGCTGCCGTGGTCGCCGCTCGGCGGTGGCGTGCTGACCGGCAAGTACGCCCGGTCCGATGTCGCGGACTCGCGCGACGCGAGCGTCGCAATGACGCGCAAGGGCGTCATTGCGTCGTCCGGCCATCTCAATGCGCGGTCGATCGAAGTTGCCGATGTCGCGCGCGCCGTGGCCGAAGAGATCGGCGCGACCCCGTCGCAGGTAGCCATCGCCTGGACGCTCGCGAACCCCGCGGTCTCGTCGCCTGTCATGGGGGCGCGCACATTGGCCCAGGCGAAAGACAATCTCGGCGCCCTCGAGGTCGCACTTTCAGCTGAACATCTCGATCGGCTCAATCAGGCGAGCGCGCCGGATCCGATCTTTCCCGGCCGCTTCGTAGGCCGTCCCATGGTTCAGCAGCTCATCTTTGGCGGCGCATCCGTCGCCCGGCAGGATTGA
- a CDS encoding class I SAM-dependent methyltransferase: protein MHRDTAVQPWLAHFSDPEAVRHYADGPPRFVPGFADLHRMTRILLAEQVAQDARVLVLGAGGGLELKALAEAEPRWSFVGVDPALAMLKLAEQTLGPFNGRVELQQGYIDDAPDGPFDAATCLLTFHFLDADERRRTAREIHRRLRPGAPFVVAHSSFPQADAERARWLSRYAAYAIASGADPDLANNARAAVDANLNLFSPEQDAQILREAGFRDVELFYAAFTWRGWLANA, encoded by the coding sequence ATGCATCGTGACACAGCCGTCCAGCCCTGGCTGGCCCACTTCTCCGATCCCGAGGCGGTGCGGCATTATGCGGATGGGCCGCCGCGCTTCGTGCCCGGGTTTGCGGACCTTCACCGCATGACCCGCATCTTGCTGGCGGAACAGGTTGCGCAAGATGCGCGGGTGCTGGTGCTTGGCGCCGGTGGCGGCCTGGAATTGAAGGCATTGGCGGAGGCCGAGCCTCGCTGGAGTTTCGTTGGCGTCGATCCCGCTCTGGCGATGCTGAAGCTCGCCGAGCAGACGCTCGGGCCATTCAACGGGCGCGTGGAGCTGCAGCAAGGTTACATCGATGATGCGCCCGACGGGCCGTTCGATGCCGCCACCTGCCTGCTCACGTTTCATTTCCTCGATGCCGACGAACGGCGGCGGACGGCAAGGGAAATCCACCGGCGGCTCAGGCCCGGCGCGCCCTTTGTGGTGGCCCATTCCAGTTTTCCGCAAGCCGACGCTGAGCGTGCCCGGTGGCTGTCGCGCTATGCCGCCTATGCGATCGCCTCCGGCGCCGATCCGGACCTGGCCAACAATGCGCGTGCCGCAGTCGACGCAAACCTGAACCTGTTCAGCCCGGAACAGGACGCGCAAATTCTGCGTGAGGCCGGATTCAGGGATGTGGAGTTGTTCTACGCCGCTTTTACCTGGCGCGGCTGGCTTGCAAATGCGTAA
- a CDS encoding MFS transporter has translation MENSRYRWVIVAAGGLLGCVAIGGMFSLPVFLQPIARDTGWSVTGISSAMTIGFLAMAFSSMIWGTLSDRFGPLPVVLTGSVVLAVSLGLASLATSLVVFQFVFGLLVGCAIAAIFAPMMACVTGWFDTHRSLAVSLVSAGMGMAPMTMSPLAAWLVSNHDWRTSMQIVALVVAAIMIPVSLLVRRAPALESGASAPSSDPSQPDMTLAQALRSPQFIILLLTNFFCCATHSGPIIHTVSYAISCGIPMIAAVTIYSVEGLAGMGGRIAFGLLGDRFGAKRILVFGLLAQAFGALGYVFVRELAAFYTVAALFGFIYAGTMPLYAVLVRENFPLRMLGTVIGGTAMAGSLGMATGPLAGGLIYDTFASYAWLYIGSWIMGLGAFLIILTFRPMPVARAAAPAPAPA, from the coding sequence ATGGAAAATTCTCGCTATCGCTGGGTCATTGTCGCGGCCGGGGGCTTGCTCGGCTGCGTCGCAATTGGCGGCATGTTTTCGTTGCCGGTGTTTTTGCAGCCGATTGCGCGGGATACCGGCTGGTCGGTGACCGGCATATCCAGCGCCATGACCATCGGCTTTCTCGCCATGGCCTTCTCCAGCATGATCTGGGGCACCTTGTCCGACCGATTTGGGCCGCTGCCGGTGGTGTTGACCGGATCGGTCGTGCTGGCGGTCAGTCTCGGGCTGGCCAGCCTTGCGACATCGCTGGTTGTATTTCAATTCGTCTTCGGGCTGTTGGTCGGCTGCGCCATTGCTGCGATCTTCGCGCCGATGATGGCGTGCGTCACCGGCTGGTTCGATACCCATCGCAGCCTCGCGGTGTCGCTGGTCTCGGCCGGCATGGGCATGGCGCCGATGACGATGTCGCCGCTGGCGGCATGGCTGGTCTCGAACCACGACTGGCGGACCTCGATGCAGATCGTGGCCCTCGTCGTCGCCGCGATTATGATCCCGGTCTCGCTGCTGGTGCGCCGCGCGCCCGCGCTCGAGAGCGGGGCGTCCGCGCCATCCAGCGATCCGTCGCAACCGGACATGACGCTCGCGCAGGCGCTGCGCTCGCCGCAGTTCATCATCCTGCTGCTGACAAACTTCTTCTGCTGCGCCACGCATTCGGGCCCGATCATCCATACCGTGAGCTACGCGATCAGTTGCGGCATCCCGATGATCGCAGCCGTCACCATCTACAGCGTGGAAGGCCTCGCCGGGATGGGCGGCCGCATAGCCTTCGGCCTGCTCGGCGATCGCTTCGGCGCCAAGCGCATACTCGTGTTCGGCTTGCTGGCGCAGGCGTTCGGCGCGCTCGGTTATGTCTTCGTGCGCGAGCTCGCCGCGTTCTATACCGTCGCGGCGCTGTTCGGTTTCATCTATGCCGGCACCATGCCGCTCTACGCGGTTCTGGTGCGCGAAAACTTTCCGCTGCGGATGTTGGGCACCGTGATCGGCGGCACCGCGATGGCCGGCAGCCTTGGCATGGCGACGGGCCCGCTCGCCGGCGGTCTGATCTACGATACGTTTGCCAGCTACGCCTGGCTCTATATCGGCTCGTGGATCATGGGGCTCGGCGCGTTCCTGATTATCCTGACGTTCCGGCCGATGCCGGTGGCACGGGCCGCTGCGCCGGCGCCGGCGCCGGCGTGA
- a CDS encoding DUF5691 domain-containing protein: MAEAIYDAMGSVLTRWTMGSAAAPAAAVWSAELGAEPAEAELRLLALSGQFLGVAVTAEPPELRVLPDIPALALPTVPEALRPLVHRILNAFKETQRKTELLDFLAARGWTTHPAEWMPTANDEDAPDVYAPWRDWAGIAASNCVVRRQAGDRLTADNWEDFWPAARKVALTELRRRDPEVARAVLEAKLASENADVRLPLLSLLATGLSEADIPFLEGIAANDRAPKVKALAASLLARLSRGPTVGEDIAELAGFFSVKMKGLLRRSRVIQFENVKTPAQMHRRAALLESADIASLARALMLTPQELVDAWNWDVDRQADAALVGLVARTGTDSLVAQTAEAASQCNASAFLATLTPRLVPGQRSELAEKVLRTRGFSFDVAKTIAGGTARLENPMTAPAGTALLAALRRDDAKPSDELTELFALGLIASRAAARQALERLNGAGLLQGDPRLDMLRLNAALDDNGAEP; encoded by the coding sequence ATGGCTGAGGCGATCTACGATGCGATGGGTTCGGTCCTGACGCGCTGGACCATGGGATCGGCCGCCGCGCCCGCCGCCGCGGTATGGAGTGCGGAGCTTGGCGCTGAACCCGCTGAAGCGGAGCTGCGCCTGCTGGCGCTATCGGGCCAGTTCCTCGGTGTCGCGGTGACGGCCGAGCCGCCGGAGCTGCGCGTGTTGCCCGATATTCCCGCGCTCGCGCTGCCGACCGTGCCCGAGGCGTTGCGCCCGCTCGTGCATCGCATCCTCAACGCATTCAAGGAGACGCAGCGCAAGACTGAGCTGCTCGACTTCCTCGCCGCGCGCGGCTGGACCACGCATCCCGCAGAATGGATGCCGACGGCGAATGACGAGGACGCGCCCGACGTCTACGCGCCGTGGCGCGACTGGGCCGGGATCGCGGCATCCAACTGCGTGGTGCGACGGCAGGCCGGGGACCGGCTCACCGCGGACAATTGGGAGGACTTTTGGCCGGCGGCGCGCAAGGTTGCGCTGACCGAACTCAGGCGTCGCGATCCCGAAGTGGCCCGCGCCGTGTTGGAGGCCAAACTCGCCAGCGAGAATGCGGACGTGCGACTGCCCCTGCTTTCATTGCTGGCAACGGGACTATCGGAAGCCGATATTCCCTTCCTCGAGGGCATCGCGGCGAACGATCGCGCGCCAAAGGTCAAGGCGCTGGCGGCATCGCTGCTGGCCCGGCTCAGCCGCGGCCCGACGGTCGGCGAGGATATCGCCGAACTCGCCGGCTTCTTCTCGGTGAAGATGAAGGGCCTGCTGCGCCGCTCGCGCGTGATCCAGTTCGAGAACGTCAAGACGCCAGCACAAATGCACCGCAGGGCGGCGCTGCTCGAAAGTGCCGATATCGCTTCGCTCGCGCGGGCGCTCATGCTGACCCCACAGGAGCTGGTCGACGCCTGGAATTGGGACGTGGATCGACAGGCCGACGCTGCGCTGGTTGGTCTTGTCGCGCGCACCGGAACGGACTCGCTGGTCGCCCAGACCGCCGAAGCCGCGAGCCAATGCAATGCGAGCGCCTTCCTTGCCACGCTGACACCTCGTCTCGTGCCCGGGCAGCGATCTGAACTCGCTGAGAAGGTTTTGCGCACGCGCGGCTTCAGCTTTGACGTGGCGAAGACCATTGCGGGCGGCACGGCGCGGCTGGAGAATCCAATGACCGCACCGGCAGGCACCGCGCTGCTTGCGGCGCTCCGGCGCGACGATGCAAAACCTTCCGATGAGCTCACAGAGCTCTTTGCGCTCGGCCTGATCGCCTCGCGCGCGGCCGCGCGTCAGGCGCTGGAACGGTTGAACGGCGCAGGGCTGCTGCAGGGCGACCCACGCCTCGACATGCTGCGGCTCAACGCCGCGTTGGACGACAATGGAGCAGAACCATGA
- a CDS encoding AAA family ATPase: MSEKLRLPAEESYAAELKALAAGDSGSRPPGWALSPRVVVTYLMGGKTSDGTIITPKYVGDKRLIETAVATLATDRALLLLGVPGTAKSWVSEHLAAGITGDSTLVIQCTAGTDENQIRYGWNYAQLLAHGPRREALVPTPLMRAMEGGKLCRFEELTRMGSDVQDTLITVLSEKMMPVPELNTAVYAQRGFNIIATANNRDKGVNELSSALKRRFNVVVLPLPDNAAQEVEIIIKRVGEMAQSLDLPAPKNVADEVARVVSIFRELRSGATEDGKIALKSPSGGLSTAEAIAVMIGGISQATFFNDGKLTPETLAANMLGAVVKDPVQDTAVLGEYLETVLKKRRGFEGYYASLTDLI; the protein is encoded by the coding sequence ATGAGCGAGAAACTACGGTTGCCCGCCGAGGAGAGCTATGCGGCCGAGCTGAAGGCGCTCGCCGCCGGCGACAGCGGGTCTCGCCCGCCGGGCTGGGCGCTCTCGCCACGGGTTGTCGTGACCTATCTGATGGGCGGCAAAACCAGCGACGGCACGATCATCACGCCGAAATATGTCGGCGACAAGCGGCTGATCGAGACCGCCGTCGCGACGCTTGCCACCGATCGCGCGCTCTTGTTGCTTGGCGTGCCCGGCACGGCCAAGTCGTGGGTATCGGAACATCTCGCCGCCGGCATCACCGGCGATTCGACGCTCGTCATCCAGTGCACGGCGGGCACCGACGAGAACCAGATCCGCTATGGCTGGAACTATGCGCAATTGCTCGCACACGGGCCGAGACGTGAGGCGCTGGTCCCTACCCCACTGATGCGCGCGATGGAGGGTGGCAAGCTCTGCCGTTTCGAGGAGCTGACGCGCATGGGCAGCGACGTGCAGGACACGCTGATCACCGTGCTCTCCGAAAAAATGATGCCGGTCCCGGAGCTAAACACGGCCGTTTATGCGCAGCGCGGGTTCAACATCATTGCCACCGCCAACAACCGCGACAAGGGCGTCAACGAATTGTCCTCGGCGTTGAAGCGCCGATTCAACGTCGTCGTGCTGCCGCTGCCCGACAATGCCGCGCAGGAGGTCGAGATCATCATCAAGCGCGTCGGCGAGATGGCGCAGAGCCTCGATTTGCCGGCGCCGAAGAACGTCGCGGACGAGGTGGCGCGGGTGGTGTCGATCTTCCGCGAGCTGCGCTCCGGCGCGACTGAGGACGGCAAGATCGCGCTCAAATCGCCTTCGGGTGGGCTTTCGACTGCGGAAGCAATCGCAGTGATGATCGGCGGCATCAGCCAGGCGACCTTCTTCAACGACGGCAAGCTGACGCCGGAGACGCTCGCCGCCAACATGCTCGGCGCCGTGGTGAAGGACCCGGTGCAGGATACGGCCGTGCTCGGCGAATATCTCGAAACCGTGCTGAAGAAGCGGCGTGGGTTCGAGGGCTATTACGCATCGCTGACCGACCTGATCTGA
- a CDS encoding Rrf2 family transcriptional regulator yields MKRDSRLSGVLHVLLHMAERDAPVTSEVLAKAMDTNPVVIRRIMSGLRDQGYVRSEKGHGGGWSLACDLAKLSLRDIYEALGHPSLFAVGNRTEAPGCLVEQAVNAALDRAFDDAEALLLSRLGDVTLAMLSADFQKRLGDRRNRHRLETAHAS; encoded by the coding sequence ATGAAACGGGACAGTCGATTGTCAGGCGTGCTCCACGTCCTGCTCCACATGGCCGAGCGCGATGCGCCGGTGACATCAGAGGTGCTGGCAAAGGCCATGGATACCAATCCGGTGGTGATCCGGCGGATCATGTCCGGGCTGCGCGATCAGGGCTATGTGCGATCGGAGAAAGGGCATGGCGGCGGATGGTCCCTCGCCTGCGACCTCGCGAAATTATCGCTGCGCGATATCTATGAGGCCCTCGGTCACCCCTCGCTGTTCGCGGTAGGAAACCGAACGGAAGCGCCGGGCTGTCTTGTCGAGCAGGCCGTCAATGCCGCGCTCGACCGGGCTTTCGATGACGCGGAGGCGCTGCTGCTGTCGCGCCTGGGCGACGTGACGCTTGCGATGCTGAGCGCCGACTTTCAAAAGCGCCTGGGCGACCGGCGCAACCGCCATCGTCTGGAGACCGCCCATGCATCGTGA
- a CDS encoding SWIM zinc finger family protein, protein MAIDLKAIEQLATDQSSLKAAAGLAKPAKWSGVGVSYDGALVWGECAGSGANPYRVMADLRDLGNKCTCPSRKFPCKHVLGLLWLKAEAVVPFAPADTPAWVSDWLGRRRAGAGTSKAPPSVAPSAAKDLRAARQTEPEVVEDPKDAARREAAAAKRSEDTERAILDALDALEQWIGDQLRMGLSAFVDDVTARCRRIAARLVDGKAAVLAGRIDELPGRLLALPPGDRPRGAVVELGKLVLLARAFRTTPRDAEIRRAVAASETREAVLTNPQTLRVNARWEVLAEQVQTRRDGLVSQTTWLLSLNNDGPRFAMLLDFFPASVGRRGSVFTPGERFQGELAFYPSRQPLRALLVAREAVEDATSPEWPTPEMVLADTLTSPLLAEPWTIEIPVLLPAGRIALDDAGHPWWRSADGASTLPVAGSAEGLLCGTDLKRTAAIWSGNRLTILAAQTSWGRVSGHG, encoded by the coding sequence GTGGCGATTGATCTGAAAGCAATCGAGCAACTCGCCACCGATCAATCCTCGCTCAAGGCGGCGGCGGGGCTCGCCAAGCCGGCCAAATGGTCGGGCGTCGGCGTGAGCTATGACGGCGCACTGGTCTGGGGCGAATGCGCGGGCTCCGGCGCCAATCCCTATCGCGTGATGGCCGATCTGCGCGATCTCGGCAACAAATGCACCTGCCCGTCGCGCAAATTCCCATGCAAGCACGTACTCGGCCTGTTGTGGCTGAAGGCGGAGGCGGTCGTGCCGTTCGCCCCGGCCGATACGCCTGCCTGGGTCAGCGATTGGCTCGGCCGGCGGCGCGCCGGCGCCGGCACATCCAAAGCGCCGCCCAGCGTTGCACCATCCGCCGCCAAGGATTTGCGCGCCGCGCGGCAGACCGAACCGGAGGTGGTCGAGGACCCGAAGGACGCAGCGCGCCGCGAAGCTGCGGCGGCCAAGCGAAGCGAGGATACCGAGCGCGCGATTCTTGATGCGCTCGATGCGCTCGAACAATGGATCGGCGATCAACTGCGCATGGGGCTTTCCGCGTTTGTCGACGACGTGACCGCGCGTTGCCGGCGGATCGCGGCGCGGCTGGTCGACGGCAAGGCAGCCGTACTGGCCGGGCGGATCGACGAGTTGCCGGGCCGGCTCCTCGCGCTTCCGCCGGGCGACCGGCCGCGTGGCGCGGTGGTCGAACTCGGCAAGCTGGTGCTGCTCGCGCGCGCCTTCCGCACCACGCCGCGCGATGCCGAGATTCGGCGCGCGGTTGCGGCCTCGGAAACCCGCGAGGCGGTGCTTACCAATCCGCAGACGCTGCGCGTGAACGCTCGCTGGGAAGTGCTCGCCGAACAGGTGCAGACACGGCGCGACGGATTGGTGTCGCAGACCACATGGCTGCTCAGTCTCAATAATGATGGCCCCCGCTTTGCGATGCTGCTCGACTTTTTCCCGGCGAGCGTGGGCCGCCGCGGGTCGGTGTTTACCCCGGGCGAACGGTTTCAAGGCGAGCTCGCGTTCTATCCGTCCCGGCAGCCACTGCGCGCCCTGCTCGTCGCGCGCGAAGCTGTGGAAGACGCGACTAGCCCGGAATGGCCGACACCGGAAATGGTGCTTGCCGATACCTTGACGAGTCCCCTGCTCGCCGAGCCATGGACGATCGAAATTCCGGTGTTGCTGCCGGCAGGGCGGATCGCGCTCGACGACGCCGGACATCCGTGGTGGCGGTCGGCCGATGGCGCGAGCACGCTGCCGGTCGCGGGCAGCGCCGAAGGTCTGTTGTGCGGCACCGATCTGAAACGCACGGCCGCGATCTGGTCCGGCAACCGGCTGACGATCCTGGCCGCGCAAACTTCATGGGGGCGCGTCAGCGGCCATGGCTGA
- a CDS encoding LysR family transcriptional regulator, which yields MALDLNLVAVFLAVAEAKSFRGAAERLGVTRSAVSQAIRRMEDRMGVALVQRTTRSVSLTEAGVQLHQRVAPAIAEVEHALDTAQDRDAKPTGQLRLAVSSIAERFICGPLLASFTHAHPAVQIDITVTDEEFDIVAEGYDAGVRLGEVIEQDLIAVPVSGDQRQMVVAAPSYVKRFGAPSHPAELARHCCIGWRPAPEVAPYRWEFEESGREFDVAVNPRITTNDMWVMLRTACAGGGLTFGMEETFRPYIERGELVPLLERYCPPFQGFFLYFADRRNLPPKLRALVDHVRYRPASGRRKK from the coding sequence ATGGCATTGGATCTGAATCTTGTTGCTGTTTTCCTTGCGGTCGCAGAGGCGAAGAGCTTTCGCGGCGCGGCCGAGCGGCTGGGGGTAACCCGATCCGCGGTGAGCCAAGCCATTCGACGCATGGAAGACCGGATGGGCGTCGCCCTCGTCCAGCGGACGACGCGCAGCGTCAGCCTCACCGAGGCCGGTGTCCAGTTGCACCAGCGTGTCGCACCGGCGATTGCGGAAGTCGAACACGCACTCGATACCGCCCAGGACCGGGATGCCAAGCCAACAGGGCAGCTACGGCTCGCCGTCTCCTCGATCGCCGAGCGCTTCATCTGCGGACCGCTGCTTGCGAGTTTCACACACGCTCATCCCGCTGTGCAGATCGACATCACCGTGACTGACGAGGAATTCGATATCGTAGCTGAGGGCTACGATGCCGGCGTTCGGCTCGGCGAAGTCATCGAGCAGGACCTGATTGCCGTGCCGGTCTCGGGCGATCAGCGCCAGATGGTGGTGGCCGCACCGTCCTACGTGAAGCGTTTCGGAGCGCCATCTCACCCGGCCGAGCTTGCGCGGCACTGCTGCATCGGCTGGCGACCGGCGCCAGAGGTGGCGCCGTATCGCTGGGAGTTTGAGGAGAGCGGCCGCGAATTCGACGTCGCGGTAAACCCCAGGATCACGACCAATGACATGTGGGTCATGCTGCGGACCGCCTGCGCCGGCGGCGGTCTGACGTTCGGCATGGAGGAGACTTTCAGACCCTACATCGAGCGAGGGGAGCTGGTGCCGCTGCTGGAGCGGTACTGCCCGCCCTTCCAGGGCTTCTTCCTCTATTTCGCGGACCGCCGAAATCTTCCGCCGAAGCTGCGCGCGCTGGTCGACCATGTGCGATATCGCCCTGCGTCAGGCCGGCGCAAGAAGTAG